From Rhodopseudomonas palustris, a single genomic window includes:
- a CDS encoding DUF6650 family protein gives MRVKKARVQSQSLASRLAGVSILGFGASWKAPEPERVVVRDVITMLEDRRALYSQAVWEEPAHVVQSLFKIRDELTNGLKRAGDNSPAKEAFRIMRAACRDFLTLHSVQEQEHSRGMMRNMGYQQEEFFVGLGKLRATFGQQLAVLGYLYGVDIEADLATILPPEAEG, from the coding sequence ATGCGTGTAAAGAAAGCTAGGGTTCAATCGCAGTCCCTTGCCAGCCGACTTGCTGGCGTTTCCATTTTAGGGTTTGGCGCAAGCTGGAAGGCACCGGAACCGGAGCGTGTCGTCGTGCGTGATGTTATCACGATGCTTGAAGATAGGCGGGCGCTTTATTCCCAAGCCGTTTGGGAAGAACCAGCGCATGTCGTCCAATCTCTTTTTAAGATTCGAGACGAACTCACCAATGGTCTGAAGCGCGCCGGTGACAACTCCCCCGCCAAAGAAGCATTTCGCATTATGCGTGCGGCGTGTCGTGATTTCCTCACGCTGCACAGCGTTCAAGAACAAGAACATAGTCGCGGCATGATGCGGAATATGGGCTACCAACAGGAAGAGTTCTTTGTTGGTCTTGGGAAACTCCGAGCAACCTTCGGACAACAGCTTGCTGTGCTTGGCTATCTGTACGGGGTGGATATTGAGGCTGACTTGGCTACGATCCTCCCGCCGGAAGCAGAAGGCTAG
- a CDS encoding sensor histidine kinase: MSSSERSDSRAAPLPVATVAVPRRQWLHDLLKAAGLRFDDPAEERRFVDSYVRSHVGWTQAAMVLGALTYAGYTFWDWMLYPEVVPITLAIRGGTALLVLLPLTLLLGMARRWAETILLLYCVIPGCVLPSVYLVLPSGFTYASAGMIIVILFVSTMLPLRIGSLLIFCVTTWLAFAFAERLAPEMSPGLGFINHFLIGNSYLLSLYAVGAREHRARRQFATTEALQRETARSEASLRELRATQAHLVQAEKLAALGQLVAGVGHEVSTPIGLALTTSSAMQADVRDLARALEGGAVRRSDLTRGIGRLDQGLGMTQQNLLRASEMIHAFKQVAVDQANEQRERFELRGWLSTSFDKLRPLLSRRGLTVELNVPEGITLISRPGALGQVLGILAFNAAIHAYPGDAEGVLHVEAARIAPDRVRITLADDGVGIPADRAERIFDPFFTTKRDGGSIGLGLHIAFNLVASTLGGTIELIGREHGAAFQIDLPTMSPS; the protein is encoded by the coding sequence ATGTCATCGAGCGAACGATCCGACAGCCGTGCAGCGCCGCTCCCCGTCGCGACCGTGGCGGTGCCGCGCCGTCAGTGGCTCCACGATCTGTTGAAGGCCGCCGGCCTGCGGTTCGACGATCCGGCCGAAGAGCGCCGCTTCGTCGACAGCTATGTCCGGTCCCATGTCGGCTGGACTCAGGCAGCGATGGTGCTCGGCGCGCTGACCTATGCGGGCTACACCTTCTGGGACTGGATGCTTTACCCCGAAGTCGTGCCGATCACGCTGGCGATCCGCGGCGGCACGGCGCTGCTGGTGCTGTTGCCGCTCACGCTGCTGCTCGGGATGGCGCGGCGCTGGGCCGAGACCATCCTGCTGCTTTACTGCGTGATTCCGGGCTGCGTACTGCCGTCGGTGTATCTGGTGCTGCCGTCCGGCTTCACCTACGCGTCCGCCGGGATGATCATTGTCATCCTGTTCGTCTCGACCATGCTGCCGCTGCGGATCGGCTCGCTGCTGATCTTCTGCGTGACGACCTGGCTGGCCTTCGCCTTCGCCGAGCGGTTGGCGCCGGAGATGTCGCCCGGGCTCGGCTTCATCAATCACTTTCTGATCGGCAATTCCTATCTGCTGTCGCTGTATGCCGTCGGCGCCCGCGAACATCGGGCGCGCCGGCAGTTCGCCACCACCGAGGCGCTGCAGCGCGAGACCGCGCGGTCGGAGGCATCGCTGCGCGAGCTCCGCGCCACCCAGGCGCATCTGGTGCAGGCCGAGAAGCTGGCGGCGCTGGGACAGCTCGTCGCCGGCGTCGGCCATGAGGTCAGCACGCCGATCGGGCTGGCGCTGACGACCTCGAGCGCGATGCAAGCCGACGTCCGCGACCTTGCCCGCGCCCTTGAAGGCGGTGCGGTGCGGCGTTCCGATCTGACCCGCGGCATCGGCCGGCTCGACCAAGGACTGGGGATGACCCAGCAGAACCTGCTGCGCGCCTCCGAGATGATCCACGCCTTCAAGCAGGTCGCGGTCGATCAGGCCAACGAGCAGCGCGAAAGGTTCGAGCTGCGCGGCTGGCTGTCCACCAGCTTCGACAAGCTGAGGCCGCTGCTATCGCGCCGCGGCCTCACGGTGGAGCTGAACGTGCCGGAGGGGATCACGTTGATCAGTCGCCCCGGCGCTCTCGGTCAGGTGCTCGGCATCCTCGCCTTCAACGCGGCGATCCACGCCTACCCGGGCGACGCCGAGGGCGTGCTGCATGTGGAGGCCGCACGGATCGCGCCGGACCGGGTCCGGATCACACTGGCGGACGACGGCGTCGGTATCCCGGCCGATCGCGCCGAACGGATCTTCGATCCGTTCTTCACGACCAAGCGCGACGGCGGCAGCATCGGCCTCGGCCTGCACATCGCCTTCAACCTCGTGGCCTCGACGCTCGGCGGCACGATCGAGCTGATCGGCCGCGAGCACGGCGCCGCGTTTCAGATCGATTTGCCGACCATGTCGCCCTCGTGA
- a CDS encoding DUF2948 family protein has product MADLKLLAFDPDDLAVISAHVQDARVEIGDIVWRQAEKRLVIGLHRLDWEQTLSGEPVPGRLIAALRFERVLACKSRAIDMTAGTEALELIGLEFYSAPEPPGGSVVMMFSRGGVLRLDVECLECALTDLGPDPVGGPGTLPDDRDGLG; this is encoded by the coding sequence GTGGCTGATCTCAAACTGCTCGCCTTCGATCCCGACGATCTCGCGGTGATTTCCGCGCACGTCCAGGATGCTCGTGTCGAGATCGGCGACATCGTCTGGCGTCAGGCCGAGAAGCGTCTGGTGATCGGGCTGCACCGGCTGGACTGGGAGCAGACGTTGTCCGGCGAGCCGGTGCCCGGCCGGCTGATCGCGGCGCTGCGGTTCGAACGGGTACTGGCCTGCAAGTCCCGCGCAATCGACATGACCGCCGGGACCGAAGCGCTGGAATTGATCGGCCTTGAATTCTATTCCGCGCCGGAGCCACCGGGCGGCAGCGTGGTGATGATGTTCTCCCGCGGCGGCGTGCTGCGGCTCGACGTCGAATGCCTCGAATGCGCGCTGACCGATCTCGGCCCGGATCCGGTCGGTGGCCCCGGGACTTTGCCGGATGATCGTGATGGGCTCGGCTGA
- the yacG gene encoding DNA gyrase inhibitor YacG, translating to MPADPAKPPARGAKPCPVCGKPATAESRPFCSERCRDVDLNRWLSGSYAIPGRPADDEED from the coding sequence ATGCCGGCTGATCCGGCAAAGCCGCCCGCGCGCGGCGCCAAGCCCTGCCCGGTGTGCGGCAAGCCGGCGACCGCCGAATCCCGCCCGTTCTGCAGCGAGCGCTGCCGCGACGTCGACCTCAATCGCTGGCTGTCCGGCTCCTACGCCATTCCCGGCCGGCCTGCCGACGACGAAGAGGATTGA
- the hisD gene encoding histidinol dehydrogenase yields the protein MPLRLDNASPDFAPKFKAFLAMKREVAADIEAATRAIVDDVAHRGDAALLEATEKFDRLTLDAAGMRVGEAEVEAAVKACDSETIDALKLARDRIEFFHRRQLPKDDRFTDPLGVELGWRWSAIEAVGLYVPGGTAAYPSSVLMNAIPAKVAGVERVVMVVPSPGGTLNPLVLAAAQLAGATEIYRIGGAQAVAALAYGTATIAPVAKIVGPGNAYVAAAKRLVFGRVGIDMIAGPSEVVVVADKTANPDWIAADLLAQAEHDANAQSILITDSAVLAADVERAVASQLITLSRAKIARASWDEFGAIIKVAKLDDAVPLANAIAAEHLEIMTADPEAFAARIRNAGAIFLGGHTPEAIGDYVGGSNHVLPTARSARFSSGLGVLDFMKRTSILKCGPEQLAALGPAAIALGNAEGLDAHARSVGLRLNQR from the coding sequence ATGCCCCTTCGTCTCGACAACGCCAGTCCCGATTTCGCTCCCAAATTCAAAGCCTTCCTGGCGATGAAGCGGGAGGTTGCGGCAGATATCGAGGCCGCCACCCGCGCCATCGTCGACGATGTGGCGCATCGCGGCGATGCTGCCCTGCTCGAGGCGACCGAGAAGTTCGATCGGCTGACGCTGGATGCAGCCGGGATGCGGGTCGGCGAGGCAGAGGTCGAAGCCGCCGTGAAGGCGTGCGATTCCGAGACGATCGACGCGCTGAAGCTGGCGCGCGACCGCATCGAATTCTTCCATCGCCGGCAGTTGCCGAAGGACGACCGCTTCACCGATCCGCTCGGCGTCGAACTCGGCTGGCGCTGGAGCGCGATCGAGGCGGTCGGCCTGTACGTGCCCGGCGGCACCGCGGCGTATCCGTCGTCGGTGCTGATGAATGCGATTCCGGCCAAGGTGGCTGGCGTCGAGCGCGTGGTGATGGTGGTGCCGTCGCCCGGCGGCACGCTCAACCCGCTGGTGCTGGCCGCGGCGCAGCTCGCCGGCGCAACGGAGATTTACCGCATCGGCGGTGCGCAGGCGGTGGCCGCATTGGCCTATGGCACTGCGACGATTGCGCCGGTCGCCAAGATCGTCGGCCCGGGGAACGCCTACGTTGCCGCTGCCAAGCGGCTGGTGTTCGGTCGCGTCGGCATCGACATGATCGCCGGCCCGTCGGAAGTCGTGGTGGTCGCCGACAAGACCGCCAATCCGGACTGGATCGCGGCCGATCTGCTGGCGCAGGCCGAGCACGACGCCAACGCGCAATCGATTCTGATTACCGATAGCGCCGTATTGGCTGCAGACGTCGAGCGTGCGGTGGCGTCGCAGCTCATCACCTTGTCGCGGGCCAAGATCGCGCGCGCCTCGTGGGACGAGTTCGGCGCCATCATCAAGGTCGCCAAGCTGGACGATGCGGTCCCGCTCGCCAACGCGATCGCGGCCGAGCATCTCGAGATCATGACCGCCGATCCGGAAGCGTTCGCGGCCAGGATCCGCAATGCCGGCGCGATTTTCCTCGGCGGCCATACGCCGGAAGCGATCGGCGATTATGTCGGCGGCTCCAACCACGTGCTGCCGACCGCGCGGTCGGCGCGGTTCTCGTCGGGGCTCGGCGTGCTCGACTTCATGAAGCGGACCTCGATCCTGAAATGCGGTCCCGAGCAGCTCGCCGCGCTCGGGCCGGCCGCAATCGCGCTCGGCAACGCCGAAGGCCTGGACGCGCATGCGCGATCGGTGGGACTGCGTCTGAATCAACGATGA
- a CDS encoding AAA family ATPase → MITRLAVSGYRSLRDVRLSLGPLNVVTGANGTGKSSLYRALRLLAEIAQGRVIQSLAAEGGLPSTLWAGPETLSRSMKRGVHPVQGTTRSNRVSLKLGFAGPDYGYAIDLGLPLPDATSLFGRDPEIKVESVWTGELLGRANAFAERRGPLVRVRDDGGQWREVYRSLSPADSMMTHGADPREALELLLLRDRMRDWRFYDQLRTDRDAPARRPQIGTHTPVLGGDGADLAAAIQTILEIGDPAGLEATIDDAFPRARLEVSEADGYFELAMQQHGLLRPLKTAELSDGTLRYLLLVAALLSPRPPELMILNEPEASLHPDLLAPLARLIAAAATRSQIVVVSHADGLVSALRRQADSREIVLEKELSETLVRDADSPSWNWPAR, encoded by the coding sequence ATGATCACGCGACTTGCTGTTTCGGGCTACCGATCGCTGCGCGACGTGCGGCTGTCGCTCGGGCCGCTGAATGTCGTCACCGGGGCCAACGGAACCGGCAAGTCGAGCTTGTATCGCGCGCTGCGGCTGCTCGCCGAGATCGCGCAGGGGCGGGTGATTCAGTCGCTCGCCGCCGAGGGCGGCTTGCCGTCGACGCTGTGGGCCGGGCCGGAGACGCTGTCGCGCAGCATGAAGCGCGGCGTTCATCCGGTGCAGGGCACGACGCGCAGCAATCGCGTCTCCCTCAAGCTCGGCTTCGCCGGACCTGATTACGGCTACGCGATCGATCTCGGGCTGCCGCTGCCGGATGCGACCTCGCTGTTCGGACGCGACCCGGAGATCAAGGTCGAGAGCGTGTGGACCGGGGAACTGCTCGGCCGCGCCAACGCATTTGCCGAACGGCGCGGTCCGCTGGTGCGGGTGCGCGACGACGGCGGGCAGTGGCGCGAGGTGTATCGGTCGCTGAGTCCCGCCGACAGCATGATGACCCACGGCGCCGATCCGCGCGAGGCGCTCGAACTGTTGTTGCTGCGCGACCGGATGCGGGACTGGCGGTTCTATGATCAGCTCCGTACCGACCGCGACGCCCCGGCGCGGCGGCCGCAGATCGGCACCCACACGCCGGTGCTCGGCGGCGACGGCGCAGATCTCGCCGCCGCGATCCAGACCATCCTGGAGATCGGCGACCCCGCCGGGCTCGAAGCGACCATCGACGATGCGTTTCCGCGGGCGCGCCTGGAGGTGTCCGAGGCCGACGGCTATTTCGAGCTGGCGATGCAGCAGCACGGCCTGCTGCGTCCGCTGAAGACCGCAGAACTGTCGGACGGCACGCTGCGTTATCTGCTCCTGGTCGCCGCGTTGCTGTCACCGCGGCCGCCCGAACTGATGATCCTCAACGAGCCCGAGGCCAGCCTTCATCCGGATCTGTTGGCGCCGCTCGCCCGGCTGATCGCCGCAGCGGCGACGCGCTCGCAGATTGTGGTGGTGTCGCACGCCGACGGACTGGTATCGGCGCTGCGCCGGCAGGCCGACAGCCGCGAGATCGTGCTGGAGAAAGAGCTGAGCGAGACGCTGGTCCGCGATGCCGATTCCCCGTCCTGGAACTGGCCGGCGCGTTGA
- a CDS encoding low molecular weight phosphatase family protein — MTPPSRTGLPHAVLFACGMNSVRSPMAEAMLRGIAPRTMYVRSAGVKTHELDPFAVAVMAERGLDISKHKPTTFEQLDDYEGLNFDLIVTLSPEAHHKALELTRTHAIDVEYWPTYDPTGTEGNREQKLAAYREVADSLMQRIYKRFGRHNGGNE, encoded by the coding sequence ATGACCCCGCCGTCGCGGACCGGCCTGCCGCACGCCGTGCTGTTCGCCTGCGGCATGAACAGCGTGCGCTCGCCGATGGCCGAGGCGATGCTGCGCGGCATCGCGCCGCGGACGATGTATGTGCGCTCCGCCGGAGTGAAGACCCACGAGCTCGATCCGTTCGCGGTGGCGGTGATGGCCGAGCGCGGCCTCGACATCTCCAAGCACAAGCCGACCACCTTCGAACAGCTCGACGACTACGAAGGGCTGAACTTCGACCTGATCGTCACGCTGTCGCCGGAAGCGCATCACAAGGCGTTGGAGCTCACCCGCACTCACGCGATCGACGTCGAATACTGGCCGACCTACGACCCCACCGGCACCGAGGGCAACCGCGAGCAGAAACTCGCCGCCTATCGCGAAGTCGCCGACTCCCTGATGCAACGCATCTACAAACGCTTCGGCAGGCACAACGGCGGGAACGAGTAG
- a CDS encoding response regulator — MEVLVVDDEPAVRTVLTLVLSKAGHRVTVCDSGAAALDLLSRSTPAIVLIDLSLPKVNDLTVLAAVRAAEPRLPIIVISGMLPEFDAAMLEREGMTVQNRVYCLAKPFTAKQLEGLMQAALA; from the coding sequence ATGGAGGTGCTGGTCGTCGACGACGAGCCCGCGGTGCGCACGGTGCTGACCCTGGTGCTGAGCAAAGCCGGTCACCGGGTCACGGTGTGCGACAGCGGTGCGGCCGCGCTCGATCTGCTCTCCCGCAGTACGCCGGCGATCGTCCTGATTGATCTCAGCCTGCCGAAGGTGAACGATCTCACCGTCCTGGCGGCTGTGCGGGCCGCCGAGCCGCGCCTGCCGATCATCGTGATCAGCGGCATGCTGCCGGAATTCGATGCGGCGATGCTGGAGCGCGAGGGAATGACGGTTCAGAATCGCGTGTACTGTCTTGCCAAGCCGTTCACCGCCAAGCAGCTCGAGGGGCTGATGCAGGCCGCGCTGGCGTGA
- a CDS encoding UPF0262 family protein translates to MSNPEPDDSNNRIVAVTLDEESIGRSGPDIEHERAIAIYDLVEKNLFAPEGAGEGPFTLHIGITGNRLMFDIRREDGAPVITHLLSLTPFRRIVKDYFMICDSYYQAIRTATPDKIEAIDMGRRGIHDEGSRTLQERLAGKVRIDFDTARRLFTLISVLHWKG, encoded by the coding sequence ATGAGCAATCCGGAACCAGACGATTCCAACAATCGCATCGTCGCGGTCACGCTCGACGAGGAATCGATCGGGCGCTCGGGACCGGACATCGAGCACGAGCGCGCCATCGCGATCTACGATCTGGTCGAGAAGAATCTTTTCGCGCCGGAGGGCGCGGGCGAGGGGCCGTTCACGCTGCACATCGGCATCACCGGCAACCGGCTGATGTTCGACATCCGCCGCGAGGACGGCGCGCCGGTGATCACCCATCTACTGTCGCTGACGCCGTTCCGCCGTATCGTGAAGGACTACTTCATGATCTGCGACAGTTACTATCAGGCGATCCGCACCGCCACGCCCGACAAGATCGAAGCCATCGACATGGGGCGCCGCGGCATCCACGACGAAGGTTCGCGCACGCTGCAGGAGCGGCTCGCCGGCAAGGTGCGGATCGATTTCGACACCGCGCGGCGGCTGTTCACGCTGATCTCCGTGCTGCACTGGAAGGGCTGA
- a CDS encoding Maf-like protein: protein MSGRPKLVLASGSPRRLALLNQAGIEPDALRPADVDETPTRGELPRACANRLARAKAEAALQSIQLDDDLRGSYLLAADTVVAVGRRILPKAELTDEASQCLRLLSGRNHRVYTAVCLVTPKEAFRQRLVETRVRFKRLSEEDIAGYVGSGEWRGKAGGYAVQGIAGSFVVKLVGSYTNVVGLPLYETISLLGGEGFPIRHGWLNAG, encoded by the coding sequence ATGTCCGGCCGCCCCAAACTCGTTCTCGCCTCCGGCTCGCCGCGACGGCTCGCGCTGCTCAATCAGGCCGGCATCGAGCCCGATGCGCTGCGCCCGGCGGATGTCGACGAGACGCCGACCCGCGGCGAGCTGCCGCGCGCCTGCGCCAACCGGCTGGCCCGCGCCAAGGCCGAGGCGGCGCTGCAATCGATCCAGCTCGACGACGATCTGCGCGGCTCGTATCTGCTCGCCGCCGACACCGTTGTGGCGGTCGGCCGCCGCATCCTGCCGAAGGCCGAGCTGACCGACGAAGCCTCGCAGTGCCTGCGGCTGCTGTCGGGCCGCAATCACCGCGTCTATACCGCCGTCTGCCTGGTCACGCCCAAGGAGGCGTTCCGGCAGCGTCTGGTCGAGACCCGGGTGCGGTTCAAGCGGCTTTCCGAAGAGGACATCGCCGGCTATGTCGGCTCCGGCGAATGGCGCGGCAAGGCTGGCGGCTATGCGGTGCAGGGCATCGCCGGCTCGTTCGTGGTCAAGCTGGTAGGCTCCTACACCAACGTGGTCGGGCTGCCGCTATACGAGACCATTTCGCTGCTCGGCGGCGAGGGCTTCCCGATCCGGCATGGCTGGCTCAATGCCGGCTGA